The following are encoded together in the Oncorhynchus nerka isolate Pitt River linkage group LG23, Oner_Uvic_2.0, whole genome shotgun sequence genome:
- the LOC115106412 gene encoding uncharacterized protein LOC115106412 — MTCVEKRQHVSHRNTMLHHRFPNGFTEIFLDETDREVSTLTDRAFRSLCIGDEAVYNDEFSYGYPFSCHKPLVEKPLEKTKDAGTKHQLNGAKDTQPWRQKESMSNVWIKNSDFKDPNGDSWDKSALFSIERELSEFSSDYKNLTAKKSDKNAKSSKTKNGQSIFKLRKLNIKNFFLHSEFSPFQSWRDFNRFPLGQDGITSILPVVDNLPKWYDSPLYKQLTEAHRIETLLAEETEQQCQKPVKPPPPPHPPPKVLPKPSAPEKRSASDTSSKGETSAPWRRNRARAKSAVPVNQPGVLCPPTETPKLMEEIPLLYKKEIKSAKVKEVEKSCSLTNTPFSISQLMTPVILFRQATDTSEILSAVLSPSLLDLPLLDIEHVSPVISRSTSEVVKRDSYKSIASSLLFNLKDNRKRVKSRYSPPKFKTEQADRRTLSPKLLEQRLLKYAQAPSDVTASGFSTPAIIASGLSTPPILLDGLPVCSPAVSESSNAGLRKYMDSEISDDYLISNLLQTKREAAGSRSPGSPFTHSKVNKRSLTTKQTYPTLNLYKSPAGPEMKHFSPSLSKDTLSIATPNKGLSLNISDKTKYHPSAQKKGISLNIPEKPAKEMLQRKEKDISDQPVHTITNTAQNKVASPNLPAAQNKVSSPNLTDNAKQPTKDTVELKEEHIGEQTVNTREAITAIRETLTTAQNKVLFSKRKDHTKRSTKDMSELNVKYAVEEVTKAGLEAISIAQTKILSPNRTEAVEELTMNKNNIVKTEASQEKGDNAIVVEDKHSLHSLSVPSHRRIERKTTGETHPTDNTLTNGFIECAEKEKEMILSEKEKEPVKKQGRFKHAFSARQNNYIKSQRYAMKESGEKVEDEEDFEPKMEVNNKKDVDEEGHYTEKMVHKEINDSEKKVSDLHALKELEKARLGEHLIKDSENLNLEPGRDRETKAKNNLISRELRNIKRGMLSMRGNTFAKKEAFVNKEKEQTMHHVSSKIDNNVVVNKSLINDNYDKAKMALEEIISDREEKRKKKVLKNKEEDVNTVPGENTDDSCNVGIQERRQARQDSIRTAAEEEQKKARERLGDLRDHHHQTQEIITKTETKLGGNHRLGATIYAEENKLSTRPIREDQETKNIINNVSDKQKYNIRSSKYSAEESDRTVARQLSIETSDDTSTNDEVVREESQPDAPVLKPEVPPRNKKGNTEKEDSTEEEKECGNVVNIIEEDIKNRELSRRDSTNDTIQQQRNTRARGKVSNREALDAKIKAERQTDALETETTTEQDTPIKQNNPQKKTILEYYSKHSKHPHERNASFSLREEKEKERKALLNESQTNKLPVREPKAEQTPNSMEQQEQPCVRRKAPLKPGKDHSKPSKQVSITTEDESIMEKENMKKSQATEESYKSVKISEDIANVDEDIRELVSPLSNSSSINQSQQDQTSMSSKSSYFSVASSLQRNNETDSNIYHSLENLIAELEEVEEGVEDVAERVRWDSETKIEVEYYSVSDHENEEVGDKPGIPSRRDRETSRKEDNESRAREMEKIGWLQSPMDNTNNQTPTSQSNASSPVLGKPALFKVKDNTFKHHVSPVTKTVKQVLHKTNHDQAERAPWSPRESLSGSERSEEDPFNHLKESFEIPSPYNVATTPDKHFKPKETASPHSPQSPLSPSKLTPEHSQKGKRAPWSPRECLSGSERGEKDHLDIPEPHAAATTPDKHLKPKEVQSHHATHSPLSPTKLTPENTPKGQQYGAFLTVHQEDYIHSGVSPSSEGGTSTVETADNNPEDSKVQSGSAGSGNDTQGPGRPPVVPPKSEKALLKAMKLTTRRIRKEEKGSQPHKSRSSRSDKNKIDKSSEHKNSSSDSIDKHCSSKKQLQERTEHISHSSEKHSRGESEHQGRSSEKPRQDESERQAYKSEKHHNGVPEHQSHANEKPLTEKKEHSSHSSEKHRQGCSIDEQRHGESEHQGRKSDKQSPGDSKREGRSSEKHGRGMQEKRFRSSDRAVSENKRQNSERSTSERTPRLRAQSMDGHIGDKVEQRIRSSETSPRDRPVPRSQRIEKSIREELSQRGRAQERSNREKPENWNHSVDSYASDVIDLTSPHPNLSRQSSYTSQFSRQSSIEPGYASYPMTQRKLLQDPDSGQYFVVDMSVQVQTKTFFDPKTGNYVQLPVQPPEGPVSQASTMEVITAPMVLYHGSFVPVPVSSIPSQKSIVPASQLDQEDFEQRLERQRYKHTNDGHRYLEPVNGSQEHMLGEFLGTEDPYDCMS, encoded by the coding sequence ATGACCTGTGTGGAGAAGCGCCAACACGTGAGCCACCGGAACACCATGCTCCACCACCGCTTCCCCAACGGCTTCACTGAGATCTTCCTGGACGAGACGGACCGAGAGGTCAGCACGCTCACTGACCGAGCCTTCCGGAGCCTGTGCATCGGAGACGAGGCCGTGTACAACGATGAGTTTTCATATGGATACCCTTTCAGCTGTCACAAGCCCCTAGTGGAGAAGCCCCTGGAAAAGACTAAAGATGCTGGTACAAAGCACCAACTCAATGGTGCCAAAGACACTCAACCCTGGAGGCAGAAGGAAAGCATGTCCAACGTGTGGATTAAAAATAGTGATTTCAAGGACCCCAACGGGGACTCGTGGGATAAGTCGGCCCTCTTCAGCATCGAAAGGGAACTATCAGAATTCTCCTCCGATTACAAGAACCTCACAGCCAAGAAATCAGACAAAAATGCAAAGTCCTCTAAGACAAAAAATGGCCAATCTATTTTCAAGCTGCGGAAGCTGAATATCAAAAACTTTTTTCTCCACAGCGAGTTCAGCCCGTTCCAATCGTGGAGGGATTTTAATCGCTTTCCGTTAGGTCAAGATGGCATCACCTCCATTCTCCCGGTGGTGGACAACCTCCCTAAATGGTATGACTCCCCGCTATACAAACAACTGACTGAGGCGCATCGAATAGAAACACTGCTTGCGGAGGAGACAGAGCAGCAGTGCCAGAAACCAGTcaaaccccctcctcctcctcatcctccacccAAGGTTCTGCCAAAACCCTCTGCCCCCGAGAAGAGGTCTGCGTCGGACACCTCTTCTAAGGGTGAAACCAGCGCCCCCTGGaggagaaacagagcgagagccAAGAGTGCTGTACCTGTCAACCAACCGGGAGTACTTTGCCCTCCCACTGAAACCCCAAAACTGATGGAGGAGATTCCTTTGCTGTATAAAAAGGAAATCAAGTCGGCAAAGGTGAAAGAAGTGGAGAAGTCGTGCTCTTTGACCAATACTCCATTCAGCATTTCTCAGCTGATGACACCCGTAATACTGTTCAGACAGGCTACAGACACCTCAGAGATCCTGTCAgcagtgctctctccctctctcctcgatCTCCCCCTCCTAGACATAGAGCATGTGTCGCCAGTCATATCAAGGTCGACCTCCGAGGTCGTCAAACGAGACAGCTACAAATCTATTGCGTCCAGTTTGTTGTTCAACCTCaaggataacaggaagagggtCAAGAGCAGGTACAGCCCGCCAAAGTTCAAAACCGAACAGGCGGATCGGCGTACTCTGTCTCCAAAGCTGCTGGAACAGAGACTACTCAAATATGCACAAGCTCCTTCTGACGTTACAGCCTCTGGCTTCAGTACACCTGCCATTATAGCCTCCGGTTTAAGCACACCTCCCATTCTATTAGATGGACTGCCTGTATGTAGCCCAGCTGTTTCAGAATCTAGCAATGCTGGTCTTAGGAAATATATGGATTCGGAAATATCAGACGATTACTTGATATCCAACTTATTGCAAACCAAAAGAGAGGCTGCGGGTAGCAGGAGCCCTGGGTCGCCCTTCACACACTCAAAGGTGAACAAGCGCTCCCTGACTACGAAACAAACATACCCAACTCTGAACTTGTACAAGAGTCCTGCGGGGCCAGAGATGAAACACTTCTCACCGTCATTGAGTAAGGATACTTTGTCCATTGCCACGCCCAACAAAGGACTTTCTCTGAATATTTCAGACAAGACAAAGTACCATCCTAGTGCACAAAAGAAAGGGATTTCTCTGAATATACCAGAAAAGCCGGCAAAAGAGATGTTGCAGCGAAAGGAGAAAGACATCAGTGACCAGCCTGTACATACAATAACGAATACAGCACAGAACAAAGTGGCATCTCCCAATTTACCCGCAGCGCAAAACAAAGTGTCGTCGCCAAATTTAACAGACAACGCTAAACAACCAACAAAAGACACTGTGGAATTGAAGGAAGAACACATCGGTGAACAGACTGTAAATACAAGAGAAGCCATCACAGCTATTAGGGAGACATTAACTACAGCCCAAAATAAAGTGCTGTTCTCGAAAAGAAAAGACCATACCAAAAGGTCAACAAAGGACATGAGCGAGTTAAATGTCAAATATGCAGTTGAAGAGGTTACGAAAGCCGGTTTGGAAGCAATATCCATCGCTCAAACCAAAATATTATCTCCCAATAGAACAGAAGCTGTAGAGGAATTGACCATGAACAAGAACAACATCGTCAAAACAGAGGCGTCCCAAGAGAAAGGTGACAATGCAATTGTAGTCGAGGATAAACATTCACTTCATTCCCTTTCAGTGCCAAGCCACAGACGGATAGAGCGAAAGACAACAGGTGAGACACATCCAACTGACAACACACTCACCAACGGATTTATAGAATGTGCggaaaaagagaaagaaatgATTTTGTCAGAAAAGGAGAAGGAGCCGGTTAAAAAGCAAGGCAGGTTTAAACACGCCTTTTCAGCAAGACAAAACAACTATATTAAAAGCCAAAGATATGCAATGAAGGAGAGTGGCGAGAaagtggaggatgaggaggatttTGAACCTAAAATGGAGGTAAATAATAAGAAAGATGTGGATGAAGAAGGACATTATACAGAGAAGATGGTGCACAAAGAAATTAACGATAGCGAAAAGAAAGTAAGTGACTTACATGCACTGAAAGAGCTGGAAAAGGCTAGATTGGGTGAACACCTTATCAAGGACAGTGAGAATTTGAACCTCGAACCAGGGAGAGATCGGGAGACAAAGGCAAAAAACAATTTAATTTCCAGGGAGCTTAGGAACATCAAAAGGGGCATGCTTTCTATGCGAGGAAACACATTCGCGAAAAAAGAGGCATTTGTGAACAAAGAGAAGGAGCAAACTATGCATCATGTATCTTCAAAGATAGACAACAACGTTGTTGTAAACAAGTCATTGATCAACGACAATTATGACAAGGCTAAAATGGCACTCGAGGAAATCATATCAGATAGAGAAGAGAAACGTAAAAAGAAAGTCTTAAAGAATAAAGAAGAGGATGTCAATACAGTCCCAGGTGAGAACACTGATGATAGTTGTAATGTTGGAATCCAAGAGCGTAGACAAGCAAGACAGGATTCTATCAGGACAGCAGCAGAGGAGGAACAaaagaaggcgagagagaggctAGGAGATCTGAGGGATCATCATCATCAAACACAAGAAATCATTACCAAGACTGAGACAAAACTTGGTGGAAATCACAGGTTAGGTGCCACAATCTATGCTGAAGAAAATAAACTTTCAACAAGACCTATCAGGGAGGATCAAGAGACTAAAAACATCATCAATAATGTCAGTGACAAACAAAAATACAATATTAGATCCAGCAAATACTCAGCAGAGGAGAGTGATAGAACTGTTGCAAGACAGTTATCTATTGAAACAAGCGATGACACCTCTACAAATGATGAGGTCGTCAGAGAGGAGAGTCAACCAGACGCACCCGTTCTCAAACCAGAGGTACCACCGAGGAACAAGAAAGGGAACACTGAAAAAGAggacagcacagaggaggagaaagaatgtGGGAATGTTGTGAATATAATTGAGGAGGACATAAAGAATAGAGAACTTTCAAGAAGGGATAGTACTAATGACACAATTCAACAACAAAGGAACACGCGGGCAAGAGGCAAGGTCTCAAACAGGGAGGCCCTTGATGCAAAGATAAAAGCAGAAAGACAAACAGATGCACTTGAAACAGAGACGACGACTGAGCAAGATACGCCAATTAAACAAAATAATCCCCAGAAGAAGACTATTCTAGAATACTATTCTAAACATTCAAAGCATCCCCATGAAAGAAATGCCTCTTTTTCACTCCGTGAAGAGAAGGAAAAGGAAAGGAAGGCTTTATTAAATGAAAGCCAAACTAATAAACTTCCTGTAAGGGAGCCCAAAGCAGAACAAACACCAAACAGTATGGAACAACAAGAACAACCCTGTGTAAGAAGGAAGGCCCCTTTAAAACCAGGCAAAGATCATTCAAAACCTTCAAAACAAGTAAGCATCACTACTGAGGATGAATCAATAATGGAAAAAGAGAACATGAAAAAGAGCCAGGCAACTGAAGAGTCGTACAAATCAGTTAAGATTAGTGAAGATATTGCAAATGTTGATGAAGATATTAGAGAATTAGTGTCTCCGTTGTCAAATAGCAGTAGTATAAATCAAAGTCAACAGGATCAAACCAGTATGTCCTCGAAGTCATCTTATTTCTCTGTCGCGAGTTCATTGCAAAGAAACAACGAAACTGACTCAAACATCTATCACTCTTTGGAGAATTTGATTGCTGAATTAGAGGAGGTTGAGGAAGGAGTAGAGGATGTGGCAGAACGTGTGAGATGGGATTCGGAGACAAAGATAGAAGTGGAGTATTACTCGGTAAGTGATCATGAAAATGAGGAAGTTGGAGACAAGCCAGGAATCCCTTCCAGGCGAGATAGGGAAACATCCCGGAAGGAGGACAACGAGTCAAGagccagagagatggagaaaattgGATGGCTCCAGAGCCCCATGGACAACACAAACAATCAAACGCCAACATCTCAGTCCAACGCCTCTTCACCAGTTCTGGGGAAACCGGCTCTGTTCAAAGTGAAAGACAACACATTCAAGCATCATGTCTCACCTGTAACCAAGACAGTGAAACAGGTTCTGCACAAGACAAACCATGACCAGGCGGAACGTGCACCGTGGTCACCTAGGGAAAGCTTGAGTGGCTCTGAGAGGAGCGAGGAAGATCCTTTCAATCATCTTAAAGAGTCTTTTGAAATACCGTCACCCTATAATGTCGCCACCACACCAGACAAACACTTCAAACCCAAAGAGACGGCATCTCCCCACTCTCCACAGTCACCGCTGTCTCCCTCAAAACTAACCCCCGAACACAGTCAAAAAGGCAAACGTGCGCCATGGTCACCCAGGGAGTGCTTGAGTGGCTCTGAGAGGGGCGAGAAAGATCACCTTGATATCCCTGAACcccatgctgctgccaccacacCAGACAAACACCTCAAACCCAAAGAGGTTCAATCTCACCACGCTACACACTCCCCACTGTCTCCCACAAAACTGACCCCCGAAAACACCCCAAAAGGCCAACAATATGGGGCTTTCCTCACTGTCCATCAGGAAGATTACATACATTCGGGGGTGAGTCCATCATCAGAAGGGGGGACAAGCACAGTGGAAACAGCTGATAACAACCCAGAGGACTCCAAGGTGCAGTCTGGGTCAGCCGGCAGCGGGAATGACACCCAAGGCCCCGGCAGACCCCCCGTGGTCCCTCCTAAGTCAGAGAAGGCCCTCCTCAAAGCCATGAAGCTGACCACCAGAAGGATCCgaaaggaggagaagggaagTCAACCACACAAGAGCCGCAGCAGTAGAAGTGATAAAAACAAGATTGATAAATCATCGGAGCATAAAaatagtagcagtgatagtaTTGACAAGCATTGTAGTAGTAAGAAGCAACTTCAGGAAAGGACCGAACACATCAGCCACAGCAGTGAGAAGCACAGCCGTGGTGAATCGGAGCATCAAGGCCGTAGTAGTGAAAAGCCCAGGCAGGATGAATCAGAGCGTCAAGCCTATAAGAGTGAGAAGCACCACAATGGTGTACCTGAACATCAGAGCCATGCTAATGAGAAGCCCCTGACAGAAAAAAAAGAGCACAGCAGTCATAGTAGTGAGAAACACAGGCAAGGATGCAGCATTGACGAACAGAGGCATGGTGAATCAGAGCATCAAGGCCGTAAGAGTGACAAGCAAAGTCCTGGTGATTCCAAGCGTGAGGGCCGTAGTAGTGAGAAACACGGCCGAGGGATGCAAGAAAAGAGATTCCGCAGCAGCGACAGAGCTGTCAGTGAGAATAAAAGGCAAAACAGTGAGAGATCCACAAGTGAGAGAACCCCGCGTCTTAGAGCTCAGAGCATGGATGGACACATCGGTGATAAAGTGGAACAGAGAATTCGTAGTAGTGAGACATCTCCTAGGGACAGACCAGTACCGAGGAGTCAGCGTATTGAGAAGTCCATTAGGGAGGAGCTGTCTCAGAGGGGACGAGCCCAAGAGAGATCCAACAGAGAGAAACCAGAGAATTGGAACCATAGTGTTGATTCCTATGCCAGTGACGTTATAGACTTGACATCACCTCACCCTAATCTATCCCGCCAGTCCAGTTACACTAGCCAGTTCTCTCGTCAGTCCAGCATCGAGCCCGGTTACGCCTCCTACCCAATGACCCAACGGAAGTTGCTGCAGGATCCAGACTCGGGGCAGTACTTCGTAGTTGACATGTCCGTCCAGGTCCAAACGAAGACCTTCTTTGATCCCAAAACTGGAAATTACGTGCAGTTACCTGTTCAGCCTCCCGAGGGCCCTGTGTCTCAGGCTTCCACCATGGAGGTGATAACCGCACCAATGGTACTCTACCACGGTTCCTTTGTCCCAGTGCCTGTCTCATCCATCCCATCGCAGAAATCCATTGTCCCCGCCTCACAGTTGGACCAGGAAGACTTTGAACAAAGGCTGGAAAGGCAGAGGTATAAACACACAAACGATGGTCATCGCTACCTAGAGCCAGTGAACGGCTCCCAAGAGCACATGCTAGGGGAGTTCTTAGGCACTGAGGATCCTTATGACTGTATGAGCTGA